From Brassica oleracea var. oleracea cultivar TO1000 chromosome C3, BOL, whole genome shotgun sequence, a single genomic window includes:
- the LOC106329961 gene encoding 60S ribosomal protein L7-3-like — RSRGKRNGHWPSNRKLKLLSRRALRPASLSSRELSSIVEDLIHEIMTVGPHFKEANNFLWPFQLKAPLGGLKKKRNHYVEGGDAGNRENFINELVRRMN, encoded by the coding sequence AGATCAAGAGGGAAGAGGAATGGGCATTGGCCAAGTAACAGGAAGCTGAAGCTGCTAAGCAGAAGAGCGTTGAGACCCGCAAGCTTATCTTCAAGAGAGCTGAGCAGTATCGTGGAGGATCTGATCCACGAGATCATGACCGTTGGACCTCACTTCAAAGAAGCCAACAACTTCCTTTGGCCGTTCCAGTTGAAGGCACCACTCGGTGGACTTAAGAAGAAGAGGAACCACTATGTTGAAGGTGGTGATGCCGGAAACAGGGAGAATTTCATCAACGAGCTTGTCAGGAGGATGAATTGA